One Candidatus Hydrogenedentota bacterium DNA segment encodes these proteins:
- a CDS encoding type II toxin-antitoxin system RelE/ParE family toxin produces MGRYRLTPSAREDIRNILRRSVENWGKPHATKYTEKLSDCLTRIGNNDIQCRRIDEIPELYMARCEPHNVFFLRGKPNQVVAILHERMDCLKHLKERLSS; encoded by the coding sequence ATGGGGCGATACAGACTCACGCCATCGGCCAGGGAAGATATCAGGAATATACTCCGGCGTAGCGTGGAGAACTGGGGCAAGCCACATGCCACGAAGTACACCGAGAAACTTTCCGACTGTCTAACTCGCATCGGCAATAACGATATCCAGTGCAGGCGTATCGACGAAATTCCAGAACTCTACATGGCACGTTGCGAACCTCACAATGTATTCTTCCTGCGGGGAAAGCCCAACCAGGTTGTTGCCATCCTGCATGAACGCATGGATTGCCTGAAGCATTTGAAAGAGCGACTTTCCAGCTGA
- the dauA gene encoding C4-dicarboxylic acid transporter DauA yields MFSALTRSIQSKPGRTEIQANIFAGLTVGVVALPLSMGLAIASGVAPQHGLYTAVVAGIVIALTGGSKVNISGPTAAFVVILLPIVQQYGIGGLLCAGFLAGCILVGMGLLRLGGLIQIVPYPVTVGFTAGIGVVIATLQVKDFLGLPVTATGNDFIEHVAIMVRALPEANAREAGVGALTLAVILVWMRLRTRFPYHLAGILAGSVAAFLASRYIEGFEVATIGSQFHYELNGVAGSGIPPVLPGFALPWTLPGGDGAPVGLSYALLRNLIGPAFAIAMLAALESLLCAVVADGMSGKRHDPNDELIGQGLGNMIVPFFGGIPATAAIARTAANVRAGATIPLASVVHALFILLSILVLAPLLAYVPMASIAALLLVVAWNMSEARHFARILKVAPGRDIFTLLNCFGMTVLFDMQIAIAVGMGLAAVLFVRRSIELTGVELIEHAHNEHPRSRELPSSVLVYDINGAMFFGSAQKALRALTSVPGDVEAVILEMSDVNMLDMTGMVALESILAHFRKSGIRAVINDLDPALIRKLDKAGIREEAGFLRFTQSMDEAVDAALAG; encoded by the coding sequence ATGTTTTCCGCACTGACCCGATCCATCCAGAGCAAGCCCGGCCGTACCGAGATCCAGGCGAATATTTTCGCCGGGCTCACGGTGGGCGTGGTGGCGCTGCCCCTGTCGATGGGGCTGGCCATCGCCAGCGGGGTCGCGCCGCAGCACGGGCTCTACACCGCCGTCGTCGCGGGAATTGTGATCGCCCTGACCGGCGGCTCCAAGGTGAACATCTCCGGACCGACCGCCGCGTTTGTCGTCATATTACTGCCGATTGTCCAGCAATACGGCATCGGCGGCCTCCTGTGCGCGGGTTTCCTGGCGGGATGCATCCTGGTGGGCATGGGGCTGCTCCGGCTCGGCGGCCTGATCCAGATCGTGCCCTACCCCGTCACCGTGGGCTTCACCGCGGGTATCGGCGTGGTGATCGCCACCCTGCAGGTGAAGGATTTTCTAGGCCTCCCCGTGACTGCGACCGGCAACGACTTCATCGAGCATGTCGCCATCATGGTGCGGGCGCTCCCCGAGGCCAACGCGCGGGAAGCTGGCGTGGGCGCGCTGACCCTGGCCGTGATTCTCGTGTGGATGCGCCTTCGCACGCGCTTTCCCTACCACCTGGCGGGCATCCTCGCCGGTTCCGTCGCCGCCTTCCTGGCCTCCCGGTACATCGAGGGCTTCGAAGTCGCCACCATCGGATCGCAGTTCCACTATGAACTCAACGGCGTCGCGGGCAGCGGGATTCCGCCCGTGCTTCCGGGTTTCGCGCTCCCGTGGACCCTGCCCGGCGGCGACGGCGCGCCGGTGGGCCTCAGCTATGCGCTGCTGCGCAATCTGATCGGGCCCGCCTTCGCTATCGCCATGCTCGCCGCCCTGGAGTCGCTCCTGTGCGCCGTGGTGGCCGATGGCATGTCGGGCAAGCGCCACGACCCGAACGACGAGCTAATAGGCCAGGGCCTGGGCAACATGATCGTGCCCTTTTTCGGCGGGATCCCGGCCACCGCCGCGATCGCGCGAACCGCCGCGAACGTCCGCGCCGGAGCCACCATACCGCTGGCGTCCGTCGTGCACGCGCTGTTTATTCTGCTGTCGATTCTGGTGCTCGCGCCGCTGCTGGCCTATGTGCCCATGGCGTCCATCGCCGCGTTGCTGCTGGTCGTTGCGTGGAACATGAGCGAGGCGCGCCATTTCGCGCGGATTTTGAAGGTGGCGCCGGGCCGCGACATCTTCACCTTATTGAATTGCTTCGGGATGACCGTGCTCTTCGACATGCAAATCGCCATCGCCGTGGGCATGGGCCTGGCCGCCGTCCTCTTCGTGCGGCGCAGCATCGAACTCACGGGCGTCGAACTGATCGAACACGCCCACAACGAGCACCCGCGCTCGCGCGAATTGCCCTCCAGCGTACTGGTCTACGATATCAACGGCGCGATGTTCTTCGGCTCCGCGCAAAAGGCCCTCCGCGCGCTCACCAGCGTGCCCGGGGATGTGGAAGCCGTCATCCTCGAAATGTCGGACGTGAACATGCTCGACATGACCGGCATGGTCGCGCTGGAATCCATCCTGGCGCACTTCCGGAAATCCGGCATCCGCGCCGTGATCAACGACCTCGACCCCGCGCTTATTCGCAAGCTGGATAAGGCCGGTATCCGGGAAGAAGCGGGCTTCCTCCGCTTCACCCAGTCCATGGACGAAGCCGTCGACGCCGCGCTGGCGGGGTAG
- a CDS encoding ThuA domain-containing protein: MFRTVAFNLVGLALAAGFLTPAPAEGPKKLLLMAGTPSHGPGEHEFNAGVLLLAQCLESVENLEVVVQLNGWPEDESKFEGVDGILLYMDGGARHPAVQPGRLEFLGNLMDQGVGLMCAHYGVEVPAENGGAEFKRWIGGYYETAFSCNPMWSPDYANLPDHPIAKGVRGFQIRDEWYMNMRFREDMSGVAELLVATPPDEVRDGPYVYPKGPYEHIQAEKGEPETMMWAVERPDGGRGVGFTGGHFHKNWGDDNFRKAVLNALVWITGMDVPEGGVESVVTEDDLAKNLDPKG, translated from the coding sequence ATGTTTCGAACCGTCGCTTTCAATCTGGTCGGCCTGGCGCTGGCGGCTGGTTTTCTCACCCCTGCCCCCGCGGAAGGCCCGAAGAAGCTCCTGCTCATGGCGGGGACGCCGAGCCATGGGCCGGGCGAGCACGAGTTCAACGCCGGCGTGCTGTTGCTGGCGCAATGCCTGGAATCCGTGGAAAACCTGGAGGTCGTCGTGCAGCTCAATGGCTGGCCGGAAGACGAATCCAAATTCGAGGGCGTCGACGGCATCCTGCTGTACATGGACGGGGGCGCGCGGCATCCCGCGGTGCAGCCGGGTCGTCTCGAATTCCTGGGCAACCTCATGGATCAGGGCGTGGGCCTGATGTGCGCGCACTACGGCGTGGAGGTCCCCGCCGAGAACGGCGGCGCGGAGTTCAAGCGCTGGATCGGAGGCTATTACGAGACCGCGTTTTCCTGCAACCCCATGTGGAGCCCGGACTACGCCAACCTGCCCGATCACCCCATCGCGAAGGGTGTGCGGGGCTTCCAGATCCGCGACGAGTGGTACATGAACATGCGCTTCCGCGAGGACATGAGCGGCGTGGCGGAATTGCTGGTGGCGACGCCGCCGGACGAGGTACGCGATGGCCCGTATGTCTATCCGAAGGGCCCCTACGAACACATCCAGGCCGAGAAGGGGGAGCCCGAAACCATGATGTGGGCGGTGGAGCGCCCCGATGGCGGGCGGGGTGTCGGCTTTACCGGCGGCCACTTCCATAAGAACTGGGGCGACGACAATTTCCGCAAGGCGGTGCTGAACGCGCTGGTCTGGATAACCGGGATGGACGTGCCGGAGGGCGGCGTGGAATCGGTGGTGACGGAGGACGACCTGGCGAAAAACCTGGATCCGAAGGGCTGA